CTGCATTTCCCACAAAACTTTGCCCCGGGTCTAACAGGTTCACCGCATCTTGGACAAGTTGCATGTGAAAGGTACAGCGGCGAACGACATGATCCGCAGAATTTTGCATCTGCCCTGTTCATGTGTTCACAGTTGGGGCATCTTATTCCTTGCACGGTAGGTGGTCTTTTGAGGATTGTCGTTTGGACTGCACGTGTAAGGATGGTTGCGCCTTTTTCAAGTTCAGGAAGGAACAAAATCAAAGGAATCGCTATCATCATCAGTATACGTGAACCATAATGTAAAGTGGGCGAAATCACTGATGTTGCTATCTGCTTGAAGTTTTGAACAAGCTGCGACCCCGAAGCAGCAAAGAAATAAAAGTTTGCAACCGCGTCTGGATCACTGGGGTTTCCGCGGATAGCAATTTGCTGGCAAGTGATTATGTCCGCATCAGCTCCAAACGCTACAGAATAAACAGTAATACCGTTGTTTGCGGCATCATCTGCTGCATCTACTGGCGTGGACCTTCTATCGGAGTTAGTGCAGCCGTCGGTCATTGAAACAATAAAATAAGCAGTGCCTGAGTCTTTCGAATTTTTAATTTGATCCACAGCTTCCTGCAAGCCATCCCCAAGCGCGGTCCCACCTATATAGCTGAGTTGATTAATTGCAGTATTTAATTTGGCGGCATCTGATGTTAAGGGACAATTAATATACACATTATCGGAAAATGAGATTAAAGCTACTTGTATGTTAGGTTTGGTTCCCACCTGAGCATCCTGCACAAAGTTTAATGCGGCTTCTTTTGCTGCATCAATTTTTGTTTGAGTCCCCGTTCCTGAAGAACTTGACATGCTTCCAGAAACATCCAAAACCAAGTAAACCGCGTATTTACCTTCTGATCCAGAGACTGATAGATAACTGGCAATACCTGCTGTAACAAGAATAGCTATTGCAATGATAATTTGCAGTTTACGCTTGTCTTTTTGCTTCGTTTTTACACCAGCAGTTCCTTAT
This is a stretch of genomic DNA from Candidatus Bathyarchaeota archaeon. It encodes these proteins:
- a CDS encoding VWA domain-containing protein, which gives rise to MDVSGSMSSSSGTGTQTKIDAAKEAALNFVQDAQVGTKPNIQVALISFSDNVYINCPLTSDAAKLNTAINQLSYIGGTALGDGLQEAVDQIKNSKDSGTAYFIVSMTDGCTNSDRRSTPVDAADDAANNGITVYSVAFGADADIITCQQIAIRGNPSDPDAVANFYFFAASGSQLVQNFKQIATSVISPTLHYGSRILMMIAIPLILFLPELEKGATILTRAVQTTILKRPPTVQGIRCPNCEHMNRADAKFCGSCRSPLYLSHATCPRCGEPVRPGAKFCGKCRLRLETEED